The following proteins come from a genomic window of Dongia rigui:
- a CDS encoding GcrA family cell cycle regulator, with the protein MEWTEQRIEMLRKLWGQGQTASQIATLLGGVTRNAVIGKAHRLGLTGRPSPIKREGTEAAAPRRKPAAQRRQQPAVAAMPAPRHVAPQASAAPAPTAQAEPRYAAPAPDRGEIRVEAQVAAPKAPSAPRVAAQAGSKSCSWPVGDPKQPGFHFCGDAAEAGRPYCAHHCGIAYHRKSEAA; encoded by the coding sequence ATGGAATGGACCGAACAGCGGATTGAGATGCTGCGCAAGCTCTGGGGCCAGGGCCAGACGGCAAGCCAGATTGCGACCCTTTTGGGCGGCGTCACCCGCAACGCGGTGATCGGCAAGGCACATCGTCTGGGCCTCACCGGCCGCCCCTCGCCGATCAAGCGCGAAGGCACCGAAGCTGCGGCACCGCGCCGCAAACCCGCCGCCCAGCGCCGCCAGCAGCCGGCCGTTGCCGCCATGCCGGCGCCGCGCCATGTGGCGCCACAGGCCAGTGCCGCGCCGGCACCGACCGCCCAGGCCGAACCCCGCTATGCAGCGCCCGCTCCAGATCGCGGCGAAATCCGCGTCGAAGCGCAGGTGGCGGCCCCCAAGGCGCCGAGCGCACCGCGCGTTGCCGCCCAGGCGGGGTCCAAATCCTGCTCCTGGCCGGTGGGTGACCCCAAGCAGCCGGGCTTCCATTTCTGCGGCGATGCCGCCGAAGCGGGCCGGCCCTATTGCGCCCATCACTGCGGCATCGCCTATCACCGCAAATCCGAAGCGGCGTAA
- a CDS encoding DUF2794 domain-containing protein has translation MAQLVLLNDYRRQGRRVYFNRDELNLLLGIYSRKVAHAVWRDYAIDHRSNMAIFSVYRRAQEQPTFAVTKVLLRGDKDANYILLAGKRQLKSSRRLPELIDFLDRQLNLVD, from the coding sequence ATGGCGCAGCTCGTTCTTCTTAATGATTACCGCCGCCAGGGCCGCCGGGTCTATTTCAACCGCGACGAACTCAATCTTCTGCTCGGGATCTACAGCCGCAAGGTGGCGCACGCCGTCTGGCGCGACTACGCCATCGACCATCGCTCCAACATGGCGATCTTTTCGGTCTATCGCCGGGCACAGGAGCAGCCGACCTTTGCTGTGACCAAGGTCCTGCTGCGCGGCGATAAGGATGCCAACTACATCCTCCTCGCCGGCAAGCGGCAGCTGAAATCCTCCCGGCGCCTGCCCGAACTCATCGACTTCCTCGACCGGCAGCTGAACTTGGTGGACTAA
- a CDS encoding tetratricopeptide repeat protein, with protein MADIFEEVDEDLRRDSAAALWAKYQNLVYGAVALVILGTAGVTGWQIYDRNAREKAGIEYLQALQRADQDPKAAGDVLGTLIHEGGPFAGLARFDLVHQAIKAGDKAGALAQLSAMAGDAKLEAPLKGAAALMGGYVALDLGKADAALALATPLTGDGQPYRLSAAEITGLAAYASGDKTKAKEIFTKLDEELKKAAEAGTTSVPANLQNRVSIMLDRLAG; from the coding sequence GTGGCTGATATTTTTGAAGAAGTCGACGAGGATCTGCGCCGAGACAGTGCGGCTGCCTTGTGGGCGAAATACCAGAATCTGGTTTACGGCGCCGTGGCGCTGGTCATCCTGGGCACGGCCGGTGTGACCGGCTGGCAGATTTATGACCGCAACGCGCGGGAAAAGGCCGGGATCGAGTACCTGCAGGCGCTGCAGCGCGCCGACCAGGATCCGAAGGCCGCCGGCGACGTGCTGGGGACACTTATCCATGAAGGTGGTCCGTTTGCGGGCCTCGCCCGCTTCGACCTGGTGCATCAGGCGATCAAGGCCGGCGACAAGGCAGGTGCCCTGGCGCAGCTGAGCGCGATGGCCGGTGACGCGAAACTGGAAGCGCCGCTCAAAGGTGCCGCGGCCTTGATGGGTGGCTATGTCGCCCTCGACCTCGGCAAGGCGGACGCCGCCCTCGCTTTGGCAACGCCGCTCACCGGCGACGGCCAGCCTTATCGCCTGTCGGCCGCCGAGATCACCGGCCTTGCCGCCTATGCCAGCGGCGACAAGACGAAGGCCAAGGAAATTTTCACCAAGCTCGACGAAGAGTTGAAGAAGGCGGCGGAAGCCGGGACGACCAGCGTCCCCGCCAATCTGCAGAACCGCGTCTCCATCATGCTCGACCGCCTGGCTGGGTAG
- a CDS encoding PQQ-like beta-propeller repeat protein yields MDSLEKMMAQHGTRTQTTLATARRGAALLCAAACVLIAACDKTKVPLPGERVSVLQQSSENAADPTLTEMAVRLPKPYVNKDWAQVGGNQAHAMYHLQVSSDVLTEVWSADIGSSADSANRLLAEPVVADGIIYTLDAESLVRAFDANTGARLWQADFTPDDEDDDLFGGGMAVAEGKIFVTTPYAKVYALDAKTGNFIWEAKAPAPMRAAPAVSDGRVFATTIDNQLVAFAVDDGRRLWSNAGVEEAAGLLGGSTPAVLGNVVVAAYTSGELLAFDVVNGHSLWTDSLAGKARTSSVAALTDIRGKPVIDRDRVLAIGNGGVMAAIELRRGERYWDKDLGGTQMPWAAGDYIYVVTSQSEVVCLTRDDGKIKWLTPLPPFEDMETREDPIYWSGPVLVGDRLLVTGSNGLALSISPYTGALLGKQELPDRSHLPPIVANEMVYMLSDDADLIALK; encoded by the coding sequence ATGGACAGTCTTGAGAAAATGATGGCGCAGCACGGCACCCGCACCCAAACGACATTGGCAACGGCGCGGCGTGGTGCGGCACTGCTTTGTGCCGCTGCCTGCGTGCTGATCGCCGCTTGCGACAAGACCAAGGTGCCGCTGCCCGGCGAGCGCGTCTCGGTGCTGCAGCAGAGCAGCGAGAACGCGGCCGATCCGACACTGACCGAAATGGCCGTGCGCCTGCCCAAGCCCTACGTGAACAAGGATTGGGCGCAGGTCGGCGGCAACCAGGCCCATGCGATGTATCATCTGCAGGTCAGCTCGGACGTGCTCACCGAAGTGTGGTCGGCCGATATCGGTTCGTCAGCCGATTCCGCCAACCGGCTGCTCGCGGAACCGGTCGTGGCCGATGGCATCATCTACACGCTCGATGCCGAATCCCTGGTGCGCGCCTTCGATGCCAATACGGGTGCGCGCCTGTGGCAGGCGGATTTCACGCCGGACGATGAGGACGACGACCTCTTTGGCGGCGGCATGGCGGTGGCCGAGGGCAAGATCTTCGTCACCACCCCTTATGCCAAGGTCTATGCGCTCGATGCCAAGACCGGCAATTTCATCTGGGAAGCAAAGGCCCCGGCACCGATGCGCGCGGCGCCAGCCGTGAGCGATGGCCGCGTCTTTGCCACCACCATCGACAACCAGCTGGTGGCCTTTGCCGTCGATGACGGGCGCCGGCTGTGGTCGAATGCGGGCGTCGAAGAAGCGGCGGGCCTCCTTGGCGGATCGACCCCGGCCGTCCTCGGCAATGTCGTCGTTGCCGCCTATACCTCGGGCGAGCTCCTTGCCTTCGACGTGGTCAACGGCCATTCGCTGTGGACCGACAGCCTGGCCGGCAAGGCCCGCACCTCCTCCGTCGCCGCACTCACCGACATTCGCGGCAAGCCGGTCATCGACCGCGACCGCGTCCTTGCCATCGGCAATGGCGGCGTGATGGCGGCCATCGAGCTGCGCCGCGGCGAGCGCTATTGGGACAAGGATCTGGGCGGCACGCAAATGCCCTGGGCCGCCGGCGATTACATCTACGTCGTCACCTCGCAGAGCGAGGTCGTGTGCCTGACCCGCGATGACGGCAAGATCAAATGGCTGACGCCGCTGCCGCCGTTCGAGGACATGGAGACGCGCGAGGATCCGATTTATTGGTCGGGCCCGGTGCTGGTCGGCGACCGCCTGCTGGTCACCGGTTCCAACGGCCTCGCTTTGTCGATTTCGCCCTATACCGGGGCGCTGCTCGGCAAGCAGGAACTTCCCGACCGCTCGCATCTGCCGCCGATCGTGGCCAATGAGATGGTCTATATGCTGTCGGATGACGCCGACCTGATCGCCCTGAAGTAA
- the der gene encoding ribosome biogenesis GTPase Der, with protein MSLTVAIVGRPNVGKSTLFNRLIRKRLAIVDDTPGVTRDRRYGEAHLGDLTFTVIDTAGLEEGIDDSLEGRMRQQTHAAIAAADVTLMVFDARAGITPMDEHFARIVRKAKRPVILIANKAEGRAGLDAAREGFSLGLGTPLPLSAEHGEGLGDLYDALEPFALKKAGEASAAQLDADLEEVTSLDLDEDAGEEDVVEAPPAPKHLQLAIVGRPNVGKSTMVNALLGEDRLLTGPEAGITRDSIAIDWSWQGQAIRLIDTAGLRRHSRVTEKLERLSGADTRRAIQYAHVVVLVLDANDMLEKQDLTIARQIVEEGRALIIVANKWDAVEDKNAAIKKLNDRIDWSLPQIKGVPILTVSAMTERGLDKMMKAVLDIYETWNRRVSTAKLNRWLSEVTAMHPPPLVAGRRIKIRYITQIKTRPPTFALFASKADDLPDSYHRYLVKSLRDVFDLPGTPIRIVMRRTDNPYDSERD; from the coding sequence ATGTCTTTGACCGTCGCCATCGTCGGCCGCCCCAATGTGGGGAAGTCGACGCTTTTCAACCGCCTCATCCGCAAGCGTCTCGCCATCGTCGACGACACGCCTGGGGTGACGCGTGACCGTCGCTACGGCGAAGCGCATCTGGGCGATCTCACCTTCACGGTGATCGACACGGCCGGCCTCGAAGAAGGTATCGACGATAGTCTGGAAGGGCGCATGCGCCAGCAGACCCATGCCGCCATCGCCGCTGCCGACGTGACCTTGATGGTGTTCGACGCCCGCGCCGGCATCACCCCGATGGACGAGCATTTCGCCCGCATCGTGCGCAAGGCCAAGCGGCCCGTCATCCTCATCGCCAACAAGGCCGAGGGACGTGCCGGCCTCGATGCGGCGCGGGAAGGCTTCTCCTTGGGCCTCGGCACGCCGCTGCCGCTCTCGGCCGAGCATGGCGAGGGATTGGGCGACCTCTACGACGCGCTGGAGCCATTCGCGCTCAAGAAGGCGGGCGAAGCGTCAGCGGCACAGCTCGATGCCGATCTCGAGGAAGTCACCTCGCTCGATCTTGACGAAGATGCGGGTGAGGAAGACGTGGTCGAGGCGCCGCCTGCCCCTAAGCACCTGCAGCTTGCCATTGTCGGCCGGCCCAATGTCGGCAAGTCGACCATGGTCAATGCGCTGCTCGGCGAAGATCGGCTGCTGACCGGCCCCGAGGCCGGCATCACCCGCGATTCCATCGCCATCGACTGGAGCTGGCAGGGCCAGGCGATCCGCCTCATCGACACGGCGGGCCTCAGGCGCCATTCGCGCGTCACTGAAAAGCTGGAGCGCCTCTCTGGCGCCGATACGCGGCGCGCCATCCAATACGCCCATGTCGTCGTGCTCGTGCTCGATGCCAACGACATGCTGGAGAAGCAGGACCTCACCATCGCAAGGCAGATCGTCGAGGAAGGCCGCGCCCTCATCATCGTCGCCAACAAATGGGATGCGGTCGAGGACAAGAACGCCGCGATCAAGAAACTCAACGACCGTATCGACTGGTCGCTGCCGCAGATCAAGGGCGTGCCGATCCTCACCGTCAGCGCCATGACCGAGCGCGGCCTCGACAAGATGATGAAGGCGGTGCTCGACATCTACGAAACGTGGAACCGCCGCGTCTCGACCGCCAAGCTCAACCGCTGGCTTTCGGAAGTGACGGCGATGCATCCGCCGCCCCTCGTCGCCGGCCGCCGCATCAAGATCCGCTATATCACCCAGATCAAGACCAGGCCGCCGACCTTCGCGTTGTTCGCCTCGAAGGCCGATGACCTGCCCGACAGCTACCACCGTTATCTGGTGAAGTCTTTGCGCGACGTGTTCGATCTCCCTGGCACGCCCATCCGCATCGTCATGCGCCGCACCGACAACCCCTATGACAGCGAGCGGGATTGA
- a CDS encoding SDR family NAD(P)-dependent oxidoreductase: protein MITADLSGKVAFVTGGASGIGLAVVERLVANKCRVAINDLATSPRLNAEVERLTKAGHDVIACPGDVSQQADVDAAVALAVSHFGRLDFLVNNAGTPGTSAPIPVDDFARMDEAFWQKLVSINQIGPYRCLKAAAPHLKKAGGAVVNVASTAGLGYGGSSSVYASTKAAIILLTTEWSYAMGPEVRVNAIAPNVVDGSGWDCKFDPAQLKDYVGKLPLRRAGKPSEYAEAIFYLLAGAPYITGQTIVMDGGGAR from the coding sequence ATGATTACTGCCGATCTTTCCGGCAAGGTGGCCTTCGTCACCGGCGGGGCCTCGGGCATCGGCCTTGCCGTGGTGGAACGCCTGGTTGCCAACAAATGCCGGGTGGCGATCAACGATCTGGCCACGTCGCCGCGCCTCAACGCCGAGGTCGAGCGGCTGACAAAAGCCGGTCACGACGTCATCGCCTGTCCCGGCGACGTCTCGCAACAGGCGGATGTCGACGCGGCCGTGGCGCTGGCGGTCAGTCATTTCGGCCGCCTCGATTTTCTCGTCAACAATGCCGGCACGCCGGGGACGTCCGCGCCGATTCCGGTCGACGACTTTGCCCGCATGGACGAGGCCTTCTGGCAGAAGCTGGTCAGCATCAACCAGATCGGCCCCTATCGCTGCCTCAAGGCCGCGGCACCGCATTTGAAGAAGGCCGGCGGCGCCGTCGTCAACGTGGCCTCGACCGCGGGGCTCGGCTATGGCGGCTCCTCCAGCGTCTATGCCTCGACCAAGGCCGCGATCATCCTCCTCACCACCGAATGGTCCTATGCCATGGGCCCGGAGGTGCGCGTCAACGCCATCGCTCCCAATGTGGTCGATGGCTCCGGCTGGGATTGCAAATTCGATCCGGCCCAACTCAAGGACTATGTGGGCAAGCTGCCGCTGCGGCGTGCCGGCAAACCTTCGGAATACGCCGAGGCGATCTTCTATCTGCTGGCCGGCGCCCCCTACATCACCGGCCAGACCATCGTCATGGATGGCGGCGGGGCAAGGTGA
- a CDS encoding cytochrome-c oxidase, with product MAHRLLKIAAVYFVIAVCMGTYMGAAQDLSLVPVHAHLNLLGWVSLGIIGCLYLQKPALATTRLAKLHFWLHNIGTPLMMLGVWLLHSGVNPELGEPLAGIFSIVTVIGIIAFAVNLWRGIDRA from the coding sequence ATGGCGCACCGCTTGCTCAAAATTGCTGCCGTCTATTTCGTCATCGCCGTTTGCATGGGCACCTATATGGGTGCCGCGCAGGATTTGAGCCTCGTGCCTGTCCACGCCCATCTCAACTTGCTGGGCTGGGTCAGCCTGGGGATCATCGGGTGCCTCTATCTCCAGAAGCCAGCGCTTGCCACGACCCGCCTCGCCAAGCTGCATTTCTGGCTGCACAATATCGGCACGCCGCTCATGATGCTGGGCGTCTGGCTGCTGCATAGCGGCGTCAATCCAGAACTGGGCGAACCCTTGGCCGGCATCTTCTCGATCGTCACTGTCATCGGTATCATCGCTTTTGCCGTCAATCTGTGGCGCGGGATCGATCGCGCCTGA
- a CDS encoding antibiotic biosynthesis monooxygenase family protein gives MIAIIFEVEPVAEHRDAYLDIAAKLKPELEKIDGFISVERFQSITHPGKMLSLSFFRDEQAVQAWRNLATHRRAQEAGRGGLFANYRLRVASVSRDYGMTERAQAPEDSVSVHG, from the coding sequence ATGATCGCCATCATCTTCGAAGTGGAACCGGTCGCTGAACATCGCGACGCCTATCTCGACATCGCCGCCAAACTGAAGCCGGAACTGGAGAAGATCGACGGCTTCATCTCGGTCGAACGATTCCAGAGCATCACCCATCCGGGGAAGATGCTGTCCCTCTCCTTCTTCCGCGACGAGCAGGCGGTGCAGGCCTGGCGCAACCTCGCCACCCATCGCCGCGCGCAAGAGGCGGGGCGCGGTGGGCTCTTTGCCAATTACCGGCTGCGGGTGGCGTCGGTCTCACGCGATTACGGCATGACCGAGCGCGCGCAGGCACCTGAGGACAGCGTCAGCGTGCACGGGTGA
- a CDS encoding DUF971 domain-containing protein: MSAETFGTEHWPVEIRHKQAEKLLEIEFDDGKTFRYPAELLRVESPSAEVQGHGPNQKTIVPGRQHVGIMKIEPVGHYAIRIEFDDMHDTGIYSWRYLYDLGRDQDQIWQGYLDGLKQHGLSRDPRAAKTPKPHDHGGCGSGGCGCH, translated from the coding sequence ATGAGCGCCGAGACATTCGGCACCGAGCATTGGCCGGTCGAGATCCGCCACAAACAGGCGGAAAAGCTGCTCGAAATCGAATTCGATGACGGCAAGACCTTCCGCTATCCGGCGGAACTCCTGCGTGTCGAAAGTCCGTCGGCCGAAGTGCAGGGTCATGGGCCGAACCAGAAGACCATCGTGCCGGGCCGTCAGCATGTCGGCATCATGAAGATCGAGCCGGTCGGCCATTACGCCATCCGCATCGAATTCGACGACATGCACGATACCGGCATCTATTCGTGGCGCTATCTCTATGATTTGGGACGCGACCAGGATCAGATCTGGCAAGGCTATCTCGATGGCCTCAAGCAACACGGCCTCAGCCGCGATCCGCGTGCAGCGAAAACACCCAAGCCGCATGATCACGGCGGTTGCGGCTCCGGCGGCTGTGGCTGTCATTGA
- a CDS encoding Trm112 family protein yields MGDNDNLIDPKLLEILVCPISKTTLIYDRQKQELVSKAAGLAFPIRDGIPIMLVDEARPLEVEE; encoded by the coding sequence TTGGGCGACAACGACAATCTCATCGACCCGAAGCTGCTAGAGATTCTGGTCTGCCCGATCAGCAAGACGACGCTGATCTATGACCGGCAGAAACAGGAACTGGTGAGCAAGGCGGCGGGTCTTGCCTTCCCGATCCGCGACGGTATCCCGATCATGCTGGTCGATGAAGCGCGCCCGCTCGAGGTCGAGGAATGA
- a CDS encoding LON peptidase substrate-binding domain-containing protein yields MRSGPSHLGPFDPGFAELPAELPIFPLTNALLLPGGRLPLNVFEPRYLAMVRAALATPERLIGMVQPIDANADRKLQADFVPAVHRVGCAGRIVSFEETPDGRYQLILSGLIRFRIHQELPLDQQGFRRVVPDFDVFAHDMAEHEFQLADRPRFLAVLQEYLKTRQARLDWKGIEEVADDELVVAMAQMSPLDPEEKQSLLECEDLDAVVEMMTAMFEVHGATAAGGEHRLH; encoded by the coding sequence ATGCGCTCAGGCCCCAGCCATCTCGGTCCCTTCGATCCGGGTTTTGCGGAACTCCCCGCCGAACTGCCGATCTTCCCGCTGACCAATGCGCTGCTGCTGCCGGGCGGGCGCTTGCCCTTGAACGTGTTCGAGCCGCGCTATCTCGCCATGGTGCGCGCGGCGCTCGCCACACCCGAACGCCTCATCGGCATGGTGCAGCCGATCGACGCCAATGCCGATCGCAAGCTGCAGGCCGATTTCGTCCCAGCGGTGCATCGCGTGGGCTGCGCCGGCCGCATCGTCTCGTTCGAGGAAACGCCGGATGGGCGCTACCAGCTCATCCTCTCTGGCCTTATCCGCTTTCGCATCCACCAGGAACTGCCGCTCGACCAGCAGGGCTTCCGCCGCGTCGTGCCGGATTTCGATGTCTTCGCCCACGACATGGCCGAGCATGAATTCCAATTGGCCGACCGGCCGCGCTTCCTCGCCGTGCTGCAGGAATATCTGAAGACGCGCCAGGCGCGGCTCGACTGGAAGGGTATCGAGGAAGTGGCCGATGACGAGTTGGTCGTCGCCATGGCGCAGATGTCGCCGCTCGACCCGGAAGAGAAGCAGTCGCTCCTCGAATGCGAAGACCTCGATGCGGTGGTCGAAATGATGACCGCGATGTTCGAGGTGCATGGCGCCACCGCTGCCGGCGGCGAGCATCGCCTGCACTGA
- the trxA gene encoding thioredoxin — translation MDNLIGASLAGNAAAAADLVKDGSQQTFKADVIDPSMQVPVIVDFWAPWCGPCKQLGPLLEKVVKEAHGAVRMVKINVDENQQLAGQLRIQSIPAVFAFFQGRPVDAFQGAQPEGQLKQFVARLTKLGGEAPANPIDEALEHAEAAMEAGDQATAADIFGQIIEHEPGNVKAIAGMVRCLVALGELEQAAEFLGQAPKDKQNDPIIAAAKAQLEVAQSGQKAAGQSEALKARVAADPKDHEARIELAQALFATGDKEGAMDQLLESIRINRAHNEEAARKQLVTFFEALGPMDPLTLSARRRLSSLLFS, via the coding sequence ATGGACAATCTGATCGGCGCAAGTCTTGCCGGGAATGCCGCCGCCGCGGCCGACCTCGTGAAGGACGGCAGCCAGCAGACGTTCAAGGCCGATGTCATCGATCCCTCGATGCAGGTGCCTGTCATCGTCGATTTCTGGGCGCCCTGGTGCGGCCCCTGCAAGCAGTTGGGGCCGCTCCTCGAAAAGGTCGTCAAGGAAGCCCATGGCGCCGTGCGCATGGTGAAGATCAATGTCGACGAGAACCAGCAGCTCGCCGGCCAGCTGCGCATCCAGTCGATCCCCGCGGTCTTTGCCTTCTTCCAGGGCCGTCCGGTCGACGCCTTCCAGGGCGCACAGCCGGAAGGCCAGTTGAAGCAGTTCGTGGCGCGCCTCACCAAGCTCGGCGGCGAAGCCCCGGCAAACCCCATCGACGAAGCGCTGGAACATGCCGAAGCCGCTATGGAAGCGGGCGATCAGGCGACCGCTGCCGACATCTTCGGCCAGATCATCGAGCACGAACCCGGCAATGTGAAAGCCATCGCCGGCATGGTGCGCTGCCTGGTGGCGCTTGGCGAGTTGGAGCAGGCCGCCGAATTCCTGGGCCAGGCGCCCAAGGACAAGCAGAACGATCCCATCATCGCCGCCGCCAAGGCGCAGCTCGAGGTGGCGCAGAGCGGTCAAAAGGCCGCCGGCCAGTCGGAGGCGCTGAAGGCGCGCGTCGCCGCTGATCCCAAGGACCACGAGGCGCGTATTGAGTTGGCTCAGGCCTTGTTCGCCACCGGCGACAAGGAAGGGGCGATGGACCAGTTGCTGGAAAGCATCCGCATCAACCGCGCGCATAACGAGGAAGCGGCCCGCAAGCAGCTCGTCACCTTCTTCGAGGCGCTGGGCCCGATGGATCCGCTGACCCTGAGTGCCCGGCGCCGGCTTTCCTCGCTGCTCTTCTCGTAA
- a CDS encoding prolyl-tRNA synthetase associated domain-containing protein: protein MPADSATPDIQAAQADAQAAALAAALTAQANLPTSPDQLLARLAELGITTQTKDHAPVFTVEESQSLRGELPGGHIKNLFLRNRKEDMWLVTVEESRRVDLKALGEKLTGETGGAAKLSFGSADRLMTYLGVVPGAVTPFAVINDKNRRVKMVLDKHLLDCHPVNAHPLVNFKTTAIAPQDLLKFLEAEGHKPQLLDFA from the coding sequence ATGCCAGCCGATTCCGCGACACCCGATATCCAGGCCGCCCAGGCTGATGCCCAGGCCGCAGCCCTGGCCGCTGCCCTGACCGCCCAGGCCAATCTGCCGACCAGCCCCGACCAGTTGCTGGCGCGCCTCGCTGAACTGGGGATCACCACCCAGACCAAGGATCACGCGCCGGTCTTCACGGTCGAGGAAAGCCAGTCTTTGCGGGGCGAACTGCCGGGCGGGCATATCAAGAACCTGTTCCTCCGCAACCGCAAGGAAGACATGTGGCTGGTGACGGTCGAGGAAAGCCGCCGCGTCGATTTGAAGGCGCTGGGCGAGAAGCTCACCGGTGAGACGGGCGGGGCGGCAAAGCTCTCCTTCGGCTCGGCCGACAGGTTGATGACGTATCTGGGTGTCGTCCCCGGTGCCGTCACCCCCTTTGCCGTGATCAATGACAAGAACCGCCGCGTCAAGATGGTCCTCGACAAGCATTTGCTCGATTGCCATCCCGTGAACGCGCATCCCCTGGTGAATTTCAAGACCACGGCGATTGCACCGCAGGATCTCCTCAAATTCCTCGAAGCCGAGGGGCATAAGCCGCAGCTTCTGGATTTTGCCTAA
- a CDS encoding gamma-glutamylcyclotransferase has translation MDLTAALVALVERTEPDPGPEPGATEHTDADFAQMADDLLAQFNADDLWVFAYGSLIWNPEFEVVEQRRAVARGWHRAFCLTLTRWRGTRELPALMLALDRGGTCVGIAYRLPAGDTHGQVVQLLRREIDANPPTNVPRWISVATSDGPIRALTFVALPTGNAYAGRRPLPEVANVLSRAAGHWGSAAQYVFNTVSKLEEHGIRDRNLWQIQKLMAAEIRANHAMPRDANVD, from the coding sequence ATGGACCTGACTGCCGCACTCGTAGCGTTGGTCGAACGAACGGAGCCGGACCCTGGCCCGGAGCCGGGCGCGACAGAACACACCGACGCAGATTTTGCGCAAATGGCGGACGATCTGCTGGCGCAGTTCAATGCCGATGACCTTTGGGTTTTCGCCTACGGATCGCTGATTTGGAACCCGGAGTTCGAGGTCGTGGAGCAGCGCCGCGCTGTCGCAAGAGGATGGCATCGGGCTTTCTGCCTGACCCTGACACGATGGAGGGGCACGCGCGAATTGCCCGCGCTGATGCTGGCGCTCGATCGGGGCGGAACCTGCGTTGGCATCGCCTATCGTCTTCCAGCCGGCGATACCCATGGGCAGGTCGTCCAGTTGTTGCGCCGTGAGATCGACGCCAACCCTCCCACCAATGTCCCGCGGTGGATCAGCGTGGCGACCAGCGATGGGCCGATACGGGCGCTGACGTTCGTGGCGCTGCCGACGGGCAATGCCTATGCCGGACGACGCCCCCTTCCTGAGGTCGCCAACGTACTGTCACGAGCTGCGGGTCATTGGGGATCCGCTGCGCAGTATGTTTTCAATACCGTCAGCAAGCTTGAGGAGCATGGCATCCGTGACCGGAATCTCTGGCAAATTCAGAAGCTGATGGCGGCCGAAATACGCGCCAATCACGCTATGCCCCGAGACGCCAACGTCGACTGA
- a CDS encoding cupin domain-containing protein: protein MEKMMMSGKFAAGLLLCLWSGAAWAEDAKPVTVTPILATESTASGQPITFPSGHLAFTASAYDIAPGASLPEHKHPFPRYAYVVAGTIAVTNTVTGKTTTYKAGDVIIEAVDQWHKAANTGSDAIKLIVYDFAPKGAQNVVRK from the coding sequence ATGGAGAAGATGATGATGAGCGGAAAATTCGCCGCCGGCCTGCTGCTGTGCCTGTGGTCAGGCGCTGCTTGGGCCGAAGACGCAAAACCGGTCACGGTGACGCCGATCCTCGCCACGGAATCGACCGCCAGCGGCCAGCCGATCACCTTCCCATCCGGCCACCTCGCCTTCACCGCCAGCGCTTACGACATCGCCCCGGGCGCCTCCTTGCCCGAACACAAGCACCCATTCCCGCGCTACGCCTATGTCGTCGCCGGCACCATCGCCGTCACCAACACGGTCACAGGCAAGACCACCACCTATAAGGCCGGCGATGTCATCATCGAAGCGGTCGACCAATGGCACAAGGCCGCCAACACCGGCAGCGATGCCATCAAACTCATCGTCTACGACTTCGCCCCGAAGGGCGCACAGAACGTGGTCCGGAAATAG
- a CDS encoding macro domain-containing protein, with the protein MIRDVEGDILLSKAQVVAHGVAPGDHFDSGLALALRERWPAMVKDFRHYCQTTHPEAGSIWFWAGAGGPEIINLMVQEPAARPGDRPGKATLENVHHALKALAKLVVKEKVQSLALPRLATGVGGLDWSDVKLLVEKHLGGLDIPVFVYSVYHKNVAAMEPGFSAPRAANG; encoded by the coding sequence ATGATCCGCGACGTCGAAGGCGATATCCTGCTCTCCAAGGCCCAGGTGGTGGCCCATGGCGTGGCGCCGGGCGACCATTTCGACAGCGGCCTCGCCTTGGCCTTGCGCGAACGCTGGCCGGCGATGGTGAAGGACTTCCGCCATTACTGCCAGACGACCCATCCGGAAGCCGGTTCGATCTGGTTCTGGGCCGGGGCCGGTGGCCCGGAAATCATCAATCTGATGGTGCAGGAACCAGCCGCCCGTCCGGGCGACCGCCCCGGCAAGGCGACCCTGGAGAACGTGCACCATGCCTTGAAAGCGCTGGCCAAGCTGGTGGTGAAGGAGAAGGTCCAGAGCCTGGCACTGCCGCGTCTTGCGACCGGCGTCGGTGGGCTGGATTGGAGCGATGTGAAATTGCTGGTCGAGAAGCATCTGGGCGGGCTCGACATCCCGGTCTTCGTCTACAGCGTCTATCACAAGAATGTCGCCGCGATGGAACCGGGCTTCAGCGCACCGCGCGCGGCCAACGGCTGA